Sequence from the Candidatus Dependentiae bacterium genome:
CTACGATTGGCTTGTCTTCAAAGAAAACGATTGTGTAAATGCCACCATCCATTAAATAAGAAAGAATGTTTTCTACTTGTTTCTTATTAAAGGTATATTGTTCAAATGATTCTTGATCTAAGAAATTGTACAAATCTCCTTCTGCGTACAAAAATTGGACGCTTGAATGTTTAAGATCGGGAGCTTCAAATTTTTCTCCAGATCTGAAGGTTTCTTCTAGGATAAGACCATTTTTCATGTTTTTGAGCTTAGTTCTAACAAAAGCACCACCTTTTCCAGGTTTTACGTGACTAAAGTCAATAACAATCCACGGTTCATTTCGAAATAAAATTTTAGACATTCCTTTGCGGAAATCTGATGTTGCAATCATTTGTTTTCCTTAAAAATCAATTTTTTTAGCGAGGCTAACATTTGATTAGTGTACAACATCATAAAAAAGTTGAAAGTACCTTTTGTGGACAGAATTTTTTATGAAAGTTTTCTTTTCGGGGAGAGAGTTGTTGATCTTGCCTCTTTTTGCTACCTGTTGACTTTGAAATTATTTCTGGTTGAAACTTATTATAGGCAAGTATTTGACAGGAGGTTGTTATTATGGAAAATAAAAGACTTTTTTTTATAGCTAAAATAGCGTTGTTAGTTATTGTTGGTTGTGTTGAGTTGTCTGCTCTCCCAACGTCGAGAACCGCTGGAGCGTCAAGATCTGCAACAAATAGAGCGGCTTCTAGGTCTACGGCTTCTGGGTCTACAGCTTCTAGGTCTACGGCTTCTGGGTCTACAGCTTCTGGGTCTACAGCTTCTGGGTCTACGGCTTCTGGGTCTACAGCTTCTGGGTCTACAGCTTCTGGGTCTACGGCTTCTGGGTCTACAGCTTCTGGGTCTACAGCTGTCTCTGTGGATATTAAACCTGTCATTGAACAGTTGAGGCTTTCTAATACCGCAACAGATTTTGGTGGAAAAATTAAAAATTTAATTGATGCTACCAACTCTTTAAGGGGGCTTGCAAATACGGCGAA
This genomic interval carries:
- the efp gene encoding elongation factor P; translation: MIATSDFRKGMSKILFRNEPWIVIDFSHVKPGKGGAFVRTKLKNMKNGLILEETFRSGEKFEAPDLKHSSVQFLYAEGDLYNFLDQESFEQYTFNKKQVENILSYLMDGGIYTIVFFEDKPIVVEPPTFMNLRVVETVPGVKGDTAQGGSKPAKLETGLTILVPLFVTEEDLLKVDTRENIYVERIMENTKRS